The Diadema setosum chromosome 12, eeDiaSeto1, whole genome shotgun sequence genome has a segment encoding these proteins:
- the LOC140235850 gene encoding uncharacterized protein, whose product MTMAAAKQSTIERANYYGRALNGGRGTVRGSRTVAVNGYVYGSLNHPSTSMSPSRRPSLDRPRNIKEIMKFLDDEKMKQVKLRQQKQKFKSFVAEPMIGRPVIDIPGIGEIEADRLYRHDITKASDLREVFLDLGKEEFIDWLVYLGIPEPNVRECTTAINSWCLRHIRLSQ is encoded by the exons ATGACTATGGCAGCTGCAAAGCAATCGACGATAGAGAGGGCCAATTACTACGGGCGCGCCCTCAACGGCGGTCGTGGAACAGTGCGCGGTTCGCGGACAGTAGCAGTCAATGGCTATGTGTATGGAAGTCTCAACCATCCCAGCACGTCTATGTCACCTAGCAGGAGAC caaGTCTCGATAGACCGAGAAATATCAAAGAGATTATGAAATTCCTGGACgatgagaaaatgaaacaagtgaAAC TTCGACAACAAAAGCAAAAGTTCAAATCTTTTGTGGCAGAGCCGATGATTGGTCGACCTGTGATCGATATTCCCGGTATCGGCGAAATAGAAGCTGATAGGCTCTATCGGCATGATattacgaag GCCTCCGACCTTCGGGAAGTATTCCTCGATCTCGGAAAAGAGGAGTTCATTGACTGGCTCGTGTATCTCGGGATTCCCGAGCCCAACGTGCGGGAATGCACGACAGCGATCAACAGTTGGTGTCTGAGACACATCCGTCTTTCGCAATAG